One genomic segment of Jaculus jaculus isolate mJacJac1 chromosome 2, mJacJac1.mat.Y.cur, whole genome shotgun sequence includes these proteins:
- the Tmed1 gene encoding transmembrane emp24 domain-containing protein 1, with amino-acid sequence MAAGAALALALWLLLPEARVGEAGPPPIQDGEFTFLLPAGKKQCFYQSAPANASLETEYQVIGGAGLDVDFTLESPQGVLLVSESRKADGVHTVEPTEAGDYRLCFDNSFSTISEKLVFFELIFDSLQDDEEVEGWAEAVEPEEMLDVKMEDIKESMETMRTRLERSIQMLTLLRAFEARDRNLQEGNLERVNFWSAVNVAVLLLVGVLQVCTLKRLFQDKRPVPT; translated from the exons ATGGCGGCCGGCGCGGCCCTTGCCTTGGCCCTGTGGCTGCTACTGCCGGAGGCGCGGGTGGGAGAGGCGGGACCTCCGCCCATCCAGGACGGCGAGTTTACATTCCTGTTACCGGCCGGGAAGAAGCAGTGCTTCTACCAGTCCGCGCCCGCCAACGCGAGTCTTGAGACTGAGTACCAG GTGATTGGAGGTGCTGGGCTGGACGTGGACTTCACGCTGGAGAGCCCTCAGGGTGTGCTGTTGGTCAGTGAGTCCCGTAAGGCCGACGGGGTGCACAC GGTGGAGCCAACAGAGGCTGGCGACTACAGGCTGTGCTTTGACAACTCCTTCAGCACTATCTCAGAGAAGCTCGTGTTCTTTGAGCTCATCTTTGACAGTTTACAAGATGAtgaggaggtggagggctgggcTGAGGCTGTGGAGCCCGAAGAGATGCTGGATGTTAAAATGGAGGACATCAAG GAATCCATGGAGACCATGAGGACCCGGCTGGAGCGTAGCATCCAGATGCTGACCCTACTGCGCGCCTTCGAGGCACGTGACCGCAACCTACAAGAAGGCAACCTGGAGCGGGTGAACTTCTGGTCCGCAGTGAATGTGGCGGTGCTGCTTCTGGTGGGCGTGCTGCAGGTCTGCACGCTCAAGCGCCTCTTCCAGGATAAGCGCCCTGTGCCCACATAG